The Lycium barbarum isolate Lr01 chromosome 12, ASM1917538v2, whole genome shotgun sequence genome includes a region encoding these proteins:
- the LOC132624830 gene encoding protein PHLOEM PROTEIN 2-LIKE A9-like — protein MASKCHYQGNHTFCNTEKGYIVYPKALNIVWGNDKRFWRLPKYESDGAELVQVNWLEVTGCIDNIVQKKTYDIGFTVSLMTDAFGWNDSPVYIMSKWGDNTQWRKVNLTTEKDQKMIQKTITITKGKGNANDKLCFGLYEVWNKKWKGGLKIHCVNLT, from the exons ATGGCTTCAAAATGTCACTATCAAGGCAATCACACATTCTGTAACACAGAAAAG GGTTATATAGTATATCCCAAAGCTCTTAATATTGTTTGGGGAAACGATAAGCGCTTTTGGAGGTTACCCAAATACGA AAGTGATGGGGCAGAACTTGTACAAGTAAATTGGCTGGAGGTAACTGGTTGCATTGACAATATTGTTCAAAAGAAAACATACGACATTGGATTTACAGTGTCATTGATGACTGATGCGTTCGGTTGGAATGATTCACCAGTTTATATTATGTCTAAATGGGGAGATAACACTCAATGGAGAAAGGTAAATTTGACAACTGAGAAGGACCAAAAGATGATACAAAAAACTATTACAATAACAAAAGGGAAGGGGAATGCCAATGATAAGCTTTGTTTTGGGTTGTATGAAGTTTGGAACAAAAAGTGGAAAGGAGGTCTCAAAATTCATTGTGTAAACTTGACTTGA